A single window of Candidatus Latescibacter sp. DNA harbors:
- a CDS encoding T9SS type A sorting domain-containing protein produces MNIYPRTAAWACLLLLAFSSVSLAFPALIDLAKTYEGIVSIEGEYANGQAGIWVCSGDINGDGIDDAVIGSLRASPHGRNQAGEVYVIFGSEKIFDSRQIDLVNTTVPVLKICGELTNDNLGCSVSAGDVNHDGCDDIIIGAPNSSKAYIVFGSKNISSLKEIDLSTPPLNVVRIYGIAPGEQFGFTTFAADINGDGFKDAILGAPAASPLRRNASGEVVVLFGSKDLSSAGDIYLRESPQSILRIIGGKEGDWFGVRAVGGDINGDGFDDVIIGSWFADARGNNSGAMYVVFGSAGMTPSRVLDIASMNTGLLTIAGENAEDLFGFCITPVNVDNDGFRDILVSGHGYDYSSRNEPGASYVIRGSSGLAALKTIDLRQNNANVIRIIGENSVDHLARGLSADLSGDGIPELVVTASDADPLGRDLGGKIFILPGPLTGLGKQIDLAAPPPGITSIIGGLAGDHLGNFIAAGDLNHDGYPDLIIGAHTASPLSRNLAGRVYLVSGKGVQQSSEPSASPFKFTAFTGNKASLYISANHAPMIRGKKIEAGDEIGVFTPGGLCAGAGTWTGQDLLITVWGDDPQIAGINGFRSGERYYFRIRDISIPEVIVAQAVFIIGPDAYQVDGVSILSSLGDGGVTKAEAEMPGEFSLSQNYPNPFNQVTVIDFTIAQRDTVTLKVFNSLGKEVATLVNDVMPPGQYSIPWKASGLASGIYFYRLDSGTFTEMKKLTLIK; encoded by the coding sequence ATGAATATATATCCCAGAACAGCGGCATGGGCATGCCTCTTGCTCCTCGCTTTCTCATCAGTATCGTTGGCATTTCCTGCCTTAATTGACCTGGCGAAAACCTATGAAGGAATAGTGAGCATCGAGGGCGAGTATGCCAACGGCCAGGCGGGAATATGGGTCTGTTCGGGAGATATCAACGGGGACGGCATTGACGATGCGGTCATCGGGTCGCTGAGAGCCTCTCCGCATGGGAGAAACCAGGCAGGAGAGGTATATGTGATTTTCGGTTCGGAAAAGATATTTGATTCACGTCAGATCGATCTTGTGAATACCACCGTACCGGTGCTGAAAATTTGCGGGGAACTCACCAATGATAATCTGGGGTGCTCCGTTTCCGCGGGAGATGTGAACCATGACGGCTGCGACGATATCATCATCGGCGCCCCGAATTCGAGCAAGGCATACATTGTATTCGGCTCCAAAAATATAAGCTCTTTGAAAGAGATCGATCTCAGCACACCGCCCCTTAATGTGGTGCGGATTTACGGTATTGCTCCCGGCGAACAGTTCGGTTTCACAACCTTTGCCGCGGACATCAACGGAGATGGATTTAAGGATGCGATACTAGGGGCGCCCGCCGCTTCTCCCCTGCGCCGTAACGCATCGGGGGAAGTAGTCGTCCTTTTCGGCTCAAAGGACCTCTCCTCCGCCGGGGATATATATCTCCGCGAATCGCCCCAGAGCATCCTTCGAATCATCGGAGGGAAAGAAGGCGACTGGTTTGGGGTGAGAGCGGTCGGAGGGGACATTAACGGAGACGGTTTCGATGATGTGATTATCGGGTCGTGGTTTGCGGACGCGCGGGGGAACAATTCCGGGGCGATGTACGTGGTGTTCGGTTCTGCGGGAATGACGCCTTCCCGGGTGCTGGATATCGCTTCCATGAATACGGGTTTGCTTACCATTGCAGGTGAGAATGCCGAGGACCTTTTCGGTTTCTGCATCACGCCGGTGAATGTGGATAATGACGGATTCAGGGATATCCTCGTTTCGGGCCATGGCTATGATTATAGCAGCCGAAACGAACCGGGCGCATCCTATGTAATACGGGGCTCATCGGGACTGGCAGCTTTGAAGACCATCGACCTGCGTCAAAACAATGCCAATGTCATCCGTATCATCGGCGAGAACTCCGTGGATCACCTCGCCCGTGGGCTGAGCGCAGACCTTAGCGGAGACGGTATTCCTGAACTCGTCGTCACCGCTTCCGATGCAGACCCGCTGGGAAGGGATTTAGGCGGCAAGATCTTTATTCTCCCCGGTCCCCTGACCGGTCTGGGGAAGCAGATCGATCTCGCCGCGCCGCCTCCCGGTATTACAAGCATCATCGGGGGCCTTGCAGGCGATCATCTCGGTAATTTCATTGCAGCCGGCGATTTGAACCATGACGGTTATCCGGACCTGATCATCGGCGCCCATACAGCAAGCCCTCTTTCGAGAAATCTGGCAGGGAGGGTTTATCTGGTTTCGGGGAAAGGGGTCCAACAGTCATCGGAACCTTCTGCTTCCCCGTTCAAATTCACCGCTTTTACGGGGAATAAGGCATCTCTATACATCTCTGCGAATCATGCTCCCATGATCAGGGGCAAAAAGATAGAGGCCGGGGATGAAATCGGAGTCTTTACTCCCGGTGGTCTATGCGCGGGCGCCGGTACCTGGACAGGGCAGGACCTTCTCATCACTGTTTGGGGAGATGATCCCCAGATCGCCGGGATCAACGGTTTCCGCTCCGGAGAGCGGTATTACTTCCGCATCCGGGATATATCCATTCCTGAAGTCATTGTGGCACAGGCAGTTTTTATAATTGGCCCGGATGCTTACCAGGTTGACGGGGTTTCCATTCTGAGTTCTCTCGGGGACGGAGGAGTTACCAAAGCAGAGGCGGAGATGCCCGGGGAATTTTCCCTCTCCCAGAACTATCCCAATCCATTCAATCAGGTTACGGTCATCGATTTTACCATCGCCCAAAGGGACACGGTGACGCTGAAAGTATTTAATTCCCTCGGAAAAGAAGTAGCTACCCTGGTCAATGATGTAATGCCTCCGGGACAGTACAGCATACCCTGGAAAGCATCAGGACTGGCAAGCGGCATCTATTTCTACCGTCTGGATTCAGGGACTTTTACGGAGATGAAGAAGCTGACTTTGATTAAATAG
- a CDS encoding class I SAM-dependent methyltransferase, translating into MNNTEITGKGNCLLCGSDSSARAVGENTVFGERYTVCFCESCGLYFLGAQPSTARLEEYYASEYYAAPEKSGIIYMLRSRFSLMRAWSQYLFMSRNMDEKGPASEKKVLEVGSSDGSLLAIFRRRGWRIRGLEYSDFSVRKAREVHHIELEQKNIIELDPAEEKFDLIALSHVLEHMTAPIHVLEHCKQLLKPRGRIFVELPLAPLARECTTEELGLYLNTTHLYDFRPAALSSLACKAGLKTVSLDRYSYHIPGLLGKYSAAVGRAFMLGALPLSRPVELGAVLLAALTMNLQFTMKADPMMPIDLRSPWQGFGDVLRIMLAGEK; encoded by the coding sequence ATGAACAATACTGAAATAACAGGGAAAGGGAATTGCCTCCTGTGCGGTTCTGATTCTTCCGCGAGGGCGGTCGGAGAAAATACCGTATTCGGCGAACGGTATACGGTGTGCTTCTGCGAGTCCTGCGGGCTTTATTTCCTGGGCGCTCAGCCCTCGACGGCCCGGCTCGAGGAATATTACGCCAGCGAGTACTATGCAGCGCCGGAAAAGAGCGGAATCATCTATATGCTCCGCTCCCGGTTTTCACTGATGCGGGCATGGAGCCAGTATCTTTTCATGAGCCGTAACATGGACGAGAAGGGTCCCGCTTCAGAGAAAAAGGTCCTCGAAGTGGGCAGCTCGGACGGCTCTCTTCTCGCAATTTTTCGCAGGCGGGGTTGGAGAATTCGCGGATTGGAATACAGCGATTTTTCCGTCCGTAAGGCGAGGGAAGTTCATCATATCGAGCTTGAGCAGAAGAATATTATCGAACTGGACCCGGCTGAGGAGAAATTCGATCTCATCGCCCTGTCCCATGTGCTGGAACATATGACTGCTCCCATACATGTTCTGGAACACTGCAAACAGCTCCTGAAGCCGCGCGGGCGCATATTCGTGGAGCTTCCGCTGGCGCCGCTTGCACGCGAATGTACCACGGAAGAGCTCGGTCTGTACCTGAACACCACTCACCTCTACGATTTCCGGCCGGCCGCCCTTTCGAGCCTGGCGTGTAAGGCCGGTCTCAAAACCGTATCGCTCGATCGTTATTCCTATCATATCCCCGGACTGCTCGGGAAGTATTCTGCGGCGGTTGGCAGGGCGTTTATGCTCGGTGCGCTCCCGCTGTCCCGGCCGGTGGAACTCGGCGCGGTCCTCCTCGCCGCTCTCACCATGAACTTACAGTTCACCATGAAAGCAGATCCCATGATGCCGATAGACCTCCGCTCTCCCTGGCAAGGATTTGGCGATGTTTTGAGGATTATGCTGGCGGGTGAAAAATAG